CTCGCGCAAAGCCTGCTGGCGCAGATCGGGAGTAGAATCCACCAAGAGCCTCGTCCCGTCATAATCCAGCAGAATGGAAGAACGCAGGTGCTTGTTGCGCGGATCGGACGACTTGCAAACCCGGCACTCGCACCCGATCAGAGGCACGCCCGTCGATGTTCCCGTACCGAGAAATAGAAGTTGAAGTCCTGATGTCATGGATTGCGTTTCGCGTAGAACATGCCATAATACCACTTGGATCAAAAGCCCGTAATGCTCACCTTCCTCAAAATCCAGAATTTGGCCCTCGTCGACCAGCTCCTTTGGGAGCCTGGTGAAGGATTCTCGTGCATCACCGGGGAAACCGGCGCCGGCAAATCCGTCCTCATCGGAGCCATCCGCCTCGTCCTGGGTGAACGCGCCGATAAATCGATGATCCGCACCGGAGAACAGTCCTGCACGGTAGAGGCCCTCTTCAATCTCCAGGCGGATTCCCCCGTTCATGCCATGCTGGAGCAATGCGGCCTGCCCGCCTGCGAGGACGGCGTACTCACGGTCCGGCGCATACTTTCCCCCTCGGCCACACGCCAGTTCATCAACGACAGCCCCAGCACGACAGCTTTCCTGAAGGAAGTCGGCGAACAGCTCGTCGACATGCACGGTCCCAACGACAACCGTTCCCTCATCTCACGGGAAAGGCAGCTCTCCCTCCTTGACGCCTATGGAGAACACACGGACTCCCTCGCCGCTTACGAACACGTATGGCAGGAATGGCAGAAAGCCATCCGCGACTACCAGGAACTTTCCCGCGCCGAGGAAGCCACCGAACTCGAAATCGAACTCCTCCGCCACCAGATTCAGGAAATCGAAGATGCCGCGTTCACTGCCGAAGAAGTGGAAACCCTCGAAGAACGCTGGCAGCGTGCACGCAACGCCTCCAAACTCCGCGATGCCTCGGCTCGCATGGTCCTCCTCCTCGGTGGAAACGAATCCTCGCTTCTCACACAGTTCCATGAACTCGTCAAAGCCGGGCACGATCTGGAACGACTCGACCCCTCAACGGAATCCTGGCTCGCCTCCCTCAACCTCATCGATGTCGAAATCCGGGAACTGGAAGCCAACCTCGACAACTACGCAGGCAATCTTTCCTGCGATCCCGCCGAAATGATTGCTTTGGAAGAACGCATCGGGCTTCTGGAAAACCTGAAACGCAAGTACGGCAACTCCTTCGACGGCATCACCGCCCACCTCGAACAGTCCCTGGCCCGCCTCGACCGCATCGAACACCGCTCCGAACGCCTCGAAATCCTTCGGGAAACCGTAAACGAACTCAAAAAACAAGTTGACCGGGCCGCCGTCAAACTTCGCCTCGACCGCAAAAAGGCAGCCCCCAGGCTCGCCGCCGACATCGCGCGCAACCTCCGCGAGCTCGGCTTCCGGCAGGCCGTCGTCCAAATCGAACTCCCCGAACGCCAGGAACCGGGCCCGCATGGCACGGAAGACGCGGAATTCCTCTTCGGCCCCAACCCCGGAGAGCCGGCCAAACCGCTGCGCGTCATTGCCTCCAGCGGAGAACTCGCACGCATCATGCTCGCCATTAAAAGCGCTCTGGCGGACCGCGACTCCACCCCATTGCTCGTATTCGATGAAATCGACTCCAATGTCGGCGGAGAAATCGCCCGTGCCGTCGGACTCAAAATGCGCGATCTCGGGAAAAAACACCAAGTCATTTCCATCACCCACTTCCCTCAAGTGGCCGGCCTCGCCGCCAGCCATTTCCTCGTCGAAAAAGCCGTCGTCAAAAACAGGTCGATCTCCCGTCTCAGGGAAGTCGCCGGCGACGAACGCGTCTCCGAGCTCGTCCGGATGCTCGGCGGAGGCGGAAACGTTGCCAGAGCCCACGCGAAAACACTCCTCAAAATATAGAAAGAAAAACCCTTGAATACAATATATTGTATGGTTTTTTAAAAATCGTGCAAAATGTTCGATTCCAAGGAGTTTTTTCCTTGATGAAGCGAGTGGGCCATGGCAAAATCCGGATTCGAAAGAAAGAAAGACTCGCCCCATGAAATTCAGCATAGCCAAAGACGTCTTCCTTGACGGACTCAACCAAGTCGTAAGCGTGGTTTCCTCCAGGACCACTCTTCCCATCCTGTCCAACGTCCTGATGCAAACGGAAAACGGCCAGGTGCGCTTTACCGCCACCGACCTGGACGTCTGCATCACGGGTGTCGTTCCAGCCAATATCCTGCGCGAAGGCGCCGTCACCCTGCCGGCCAAAAAGCTCCTGAGCATTATCCGCGAACTTCCCGCCGCGGAAGTCCAGGTAGATGTCAACACGAAGAACCAGGCCTCCGTGGAATGCAGCCGCTCCCAATTCAAACTCAACGGCCTTCCCGCCGACGAGTTCCCAAACCTCCCCTCCTTTGAAGACGCGGTGGAATTCACCGTGGAACAAAACATCCTGCGCGAAGGTATCCGCCGCACGGAATACGCCATCTCCACCGACACCACACGTTATGTACTCAACGGCATCTCCATGTCCTTCAAGGACGGTAAGATGACTCTTGTCGCCACGGATGGCCGCCGCCTCGCCATGGTGGAAAATGAACTGGACTTCCCGGAATCCCAGCAGACGGAATCCATCCTGCCCACCAAGGCCGTCGGCGAACTCCGCCGCCTGCTCAACGATGTCGGCGAAGTCAAAATCCGTTTCACGCATAACCAGGCAGCCTTCGAGATTAATGACACTCTGTTGATCAGCAAACTCATCGACGGCAACTATCCGAACTTCCGCCAGGTCATTCCTTCCGACTACAAGGAACGCATCGAACTGCCCTGTTCCGAACTCCTGGAAACCGTCCGCCGTGTCTCCCTGCTCTCTGCAGACAAGAGCAACAACGTCAAACTCACCTTCTCGACGGACGAATTGGAAGTTACCTCGCTGGCCGAAGGTATCGGGGAAGCCCATGAATGCCTCACAATCGATTACAAGGGTCGCCAAATGTCCATCTCCTTCAATCCGGACTTCCTGATGGCCCCTCTCAAAACGATGTCGGAAGACACCATCAGTCTTTACCTCATCGACGAAATGAGTCCTGGAGTCCTCCGTTCCGGCGGGGAATTCCTCTACGTTCTCATGCCCATGCGCTCCCCGAACTAAAACGCGGGAAGGCCAAGGAAAAATACACCCTTTATCCCTCCAATCCCCCGGATGCCAGCCAATGGTTCCGGGGGATTTTTATCCGTATGTGTCACATAAAAGAACGGCACATCACTATCTGTATCGGAACGGACACACGATATCGGGGGAAAGACACCCGTGCATAACCCTTTTCCGAGGCATCATTTAAAGTTATTTTCTAGAATTTGTTTTGTTTTTAAATCAAATTCTTTTATAAACGATTCTTTCCCTTTTTCGTTTCTATACTCTTCGCAGTTTAAAAATAAATAAACGTCTTCGAAAAAAGTATTGATGGATAATGCAATTGAATTTTCTTCTAGAATAGATTTACTAAATGTAAATCCAAATACTGTGTTATCCATTCCGAAATATATAAATGGACCAAGAGAATGATCCCCAATAACATCATACAGTAAATCGCGCCTGCTCTGTCCCATGGGATCTTGACCTGATTCCATCTTTTTGTATTTCTCCATGATTTCGAGGAAGCGATTTGATAAATACTCAGGAATTTCGATTCTGTATTTTTCAATTTTATATATTTCCGATATATCATATTCTCTGAATGGATCACAATTTTCATCTTCAACATTCTTTCTGGAAAAATGCGTCAAACATATACTGGATTTATTCGTTGTTACTATGTTGCATTCACCAAATTCTTCATAAACGTTCAGATATAATGTTTCATATTTCGGGATTTCTTTTAACATGTCATATAACATGTAAGCATCGGTATCCATCTTATAGGGAATATATGTTGTCTGTCCATTTATCATACGCTCCATATCGACAGTAAGTTCGTTATAGCGAGACCAGGCACATTCCCGTGTTAATTTCCCAAGTGAATCTTCCGCATTAATTGAAGAAAAAATCAAAGGAATAAACAATAATTTAATTATTTTCATATTTTATTAAAAAATGTGTATCACCGGTTTTAGGATCATATAATCTCATTGAGACGTCACCACTTTGTCTCTTATAGCACATGCTGCAATCATCTTAGGTGGTACTATTTTATTCTGAAGTATAAAACATATATCCTTTCTTAGCTATCATTCTATCAGCATCACTAAAGGATGAATCTTTATCAGGATGACTATGAATTAAACCCTTAACTTCTTCCCTTTCTGACTACTCGAGTCG
This is a stretch of genomic DNA from Akkermansia sp. N21116. It encodes these proteins:
- the recN gene encoding DNA repair protein RecN, producing MLTFLKIQNLALVDQLLWEPGEGFSCITGETGAGKSVLIGAIRLVLGERADKSMIRTGEQSCTVEALFNLQADSPVHAMLEQCGLPACEDGVLTVRRILSPSATRQFINDSPSTTAFLKEVGEQLVDMHGPNDNRSLISRERQLSLLDAYGEHTDSLAAYEHVWQEWQKAIRDYQELSRAEEATELEIELLRHQIQEIEDAAFTAEEVETLEERWQRARNASKLRDASARMVLLLGGNESSLLTQFHELVKAGHDLERLDPSTESWLASLNLIDVEIRELEANLDNYAGNLSCDPAEMIALEERIGLLENLKRKYGNSFDGITAHLEQSLARLDRIEHRSERLEILRETVNELKKQVDRAAVKLRLDRKKAAPRLAADIARNLRELGFRQAVVQIELPERQEPGPHGTEDAEFLFGPNPGEPAKPLRVIASSGELARIMLAIKSALADRDSTPLLVFDEIDSNVGGEIARAVGLKMRDLGKKHQVISITHFPQVAGLAASHFLVEKAVVKNRSISRLREVAGDERVSELVRMLGGGGNVARAHAKTLLKI
- the dnaN gene encoding DNA polymerase III subunit beta — translated: MKFSIAKDVFLDGLNQVVSVVSSRTTLPILSNVLMQTENGQVRFTATDLDVCITGVVPANILREGAVTLPAKKLLSIIRELPAAEVQVDVNTKNQASVECSRSQFKLNGLPADEFPNLPSFEDAVEFTVEQNILREGIRRTEYAISTDTTRYVLNGISMSFKDGKMTLVATDGRRLAMVENELDFPESQQTESILPTKAVGELRRLLNDVGEVKIRFTHNQAAFEINDTLLISKLIDGNYPNFRQVIPSDYKERIELPCSELLETVRRVSLLSADKSNNVKLTFSTDELEVTSLAEGIGEAHECLTIDYKGRQMSISFNPDFLMAPLKTMSEDTISLYLIDEMSPGVLRSGGEFLYVLMPMRSPN